A genomic segment from Aegilops tauschii subsp. strangulata cultivar AL8/78 chromosome 1, Aet v6.0, whole genome shotgun sequence encodes:
- the LOC109750516 gene encoding UDP-galactose/UDP-glucose transporter 5: MADEPALPVAAGRDKDERRRLMGRCALAVVGIMSTLLVYGVLQEKLMRVPYGAEKEFFRYSLFLVFCNRITTSMVSALVLLSSKKSTDPVAPIQKYCVVSFSNILTTTCQYEALKYVSFPVQTLAKCAKMIPVMIWGTIIMKKKYGGKDYFFAVIVTMGCSLFILYPASMDVSPLNKGRESTVWGVSLMLGYLGFDGFTSTFQDKLFKGYEMEIHNQIFYTTMCSCVISLSGLILQNHLLPAVDFMVRHPDCFYDVLILSTVATASQFFISYTIRTFGALTFATIMTTRQLVSILLSCVWFVHPLSWMQWVGAAIVFGALYAKTFSRNKLQKAAVVSSPSQGSVPNAANS, encoded by the exons ATGGCGGACGAGCCGGCGCTGCCGGTGGCGGCGGGGAGGGACAAGGACGAGCGCCGCCGCTTGATGGGCAGGTGCGCGCTCGCCGTCGTCGGCATCATGAGCACCCTCCTCGTCTACGGCGTCCTCCAG GAAAAACTTATGAGAGTTCCCTATGGAGCAGAGAAGGAGTTCTTCAGATACTCACTATTTCTTGTTTTCTGTAACCGTATCACCACATCCATGGTGTCTGCACTCGTGTTACTG TCGAGTAAGAAGTCCACGGACCCAGTGGCCCCAATCCAGAAATACTGTGTTGTCTCCTTCTCAAACATACTAACCACAACTTGCCAGTACGAG GCCCTCAAGTATGTGAGTTTCCCTGTCCAGACACTTGCCAAATGTGCAAAGATGATTCCTGTTATG ATTTGGGGCACGATAATTATGAAAAAGAAGTATGGTGGAAAAGATTACTTCTTTGCAGTCATTGTGACCATGGGCTGCTCATTGTTCATTCTATACCCG GCATCAATGGATGTTAGTCCACTTAATAAAGGCAGAGAAAGTACTGTTTGGGGTGTTTCACTCATGCTTGGCTATCTTGG ATTTGATGGTTTCACAAGCACCTTCCAAGACAAACTCTTCAAAGGGTATGAGATGGAAATTCACAACCAAATATTCTACACGACAATGTGCTCTTGTGTTATTAGCTTGAGTG GGCTTATTCTCCAGAATCATCTTCTTCCAGCTGTGGACTTTATGGTTcgtcatccagattgcttctatGATGTCCTAATCCTATCCACT GTTGCAACAGCTAGCCAGTTCTTCATATCCTACACTATTCGAACATTCGGGGCTCTCACATTCGCTACCATCATGACAACCAGACAG TTGGTGAGCATACTACTGTCCTGCGTCTGGTTCGTGCATCCCCTTAGCTGGATGCAGTGGGTTGGAGCT GCCATTGTATTCGGTGCCCTGTATGCCAAAACCTTCTCAAGAAACAAACTGCAGAAGGCCGCGGTCGTGAGCTCACCGTCGCAAGGTTCTGTGCCAAATGCTGCTAACAGTTGA
- the LOC109750515 gene encoding MADS-box transcription factor 23 isoform X2: MVRGKTVIERIENTTSRQVTFSKRKSGLFKKARELGVLCDAQVAVVLFSNTGRLYDYSNCNSGMKSIIERYQHVKEGQQFMSASAEAKFWQAEGERLRQQLHNLQENHRQLLGQHLSGLGLEDMRGLESQLETSIHNIRLTKDQLMIDEIEELNKKESLVHQENIELHKKLNIIRQENIYLQNKLNGEAEVNGTITSSSSQYSTAAREDPVRLELSHPDHAERDEQPELPMLGLKVFTTRTGR; the protein is encoded by the exons ATGGTCCGGGGAAAGACGGTGATCGAGAGGATCGAAAACACGACGAGCCGGCAGGTGACCTTCTCCAAGAGGAAGAGTGGGCTGTTCAAGAAAGCCAGGGAGCTGGGCGTCCTCTGCGATGCGCAGGTAGCCGTCGTCCTCTTCTCCAACACCGGGCGCCTCTACGACTACTCCAACTGCAACTCCGG GATGAAATCCATAATTGAAAGATACCAACATGTTAAGGAGGGCCAACAATTCATGAGTGCAAGCGCTGAGGCTAAG TTCTGGCAAGCGGAGGGAGAGCGTCTGAGGCAACAACTACATAACTTGCAAGAGAATCATAG ACAGTTGCTGGGACAACATCTATCTGGCTTAGGTTTGGAAGACATGAGGGGTTTAGAGAGTCAACTGGAAACAAGCATACATAACATTCGGCTAACAAAG GACCAACTTATGATTGATGAAATTGAAGAGTTAAACAAGAAG GAAAGCCTTGTGCACCAGGAAAATATTGAGCTGCACAAGAAACTAAACATCATTCGTCAAGAGAATATATATTTGCAAAACAAG TTAAATGGTGAGGCAGAAGTAAACGGGACAATTACAAGTTCTTCTAGCCAGTATAGCACTGCTGCTCGAGAGGATCCAGTTCGACTGGAACTTAGTCATCCAGACCATGCAGAAAGGGATGAGCAACCAGAATTACCAATGCTGGG GTTAAAAGTTTTTACTACAAGGACTGGCCGATGA
- the LOC109750515 gene encoding MADS-box transcription factor 23 isoform X1, producing MVRGKTVIERIENTTSRQVTFSKRKSGLFKKARELGVLCDAQVAVVLFSNTGRLYDYSNCNSGMKSIIERYQHVKEGQQFMSASAEAKFWQAEGERLRQQLHNLQENHRQLLGQHLSGLGLEDMRGLESQLETSIHNIRLTKDQLMIDEIEELNKKVNAFTITMLGTTTILHFMSKWPNVFELQESLVHQENIELHKKLNIIRQENIYLQNKLNGEAEVNGTITSSSSQYSTAAREDPVRLELSHPDHAERDEQPELPMLGLKVFTTRTGR from the exons ATGGTCCGGGGAAAGACGGTGATCGAGAGGATCGAAAACACGACGAGCCGGCAGGTGACCTTCTCCAAGAGGAAGAGTGGGCTGTTCAAGAAAGCCAGGGAGCTGGGCGTCCTCTGCGATGCGCAGGTAGCCGTCGTCCTCTTCTCCAACACCGGGCGCCTCTACGACTACTCCAACTGCAACTCCGG GATGAAATCCATAATTGAAAGATACCAACATGTTAAGGAGGGCCAACAATTCATGAGTGCAAGCGCTGAGGCTAAG TTCTGGCAAGCGGAGGGAGAGCGTCTGAGGCAACAACTACATAACTTGCAAGAGAATCATAG ACAGTTGCTGGGACAACATCTATCTGGCTTAGGTTTGGAAGACATGAGGGGTTTAGAGAGTCAACTGGAAACAAGCATACATAACATTCGGCTAACAAAG GACCAACTTATGATTGATGAAATTGAAGAGTTAAACAAGAAGGTTAATGCTTTTACCATTACAATGCTAGGTACTACCACCATATTACATTTTATGTCTAAATGGCCTAATGTTTTTGAATTGCAGGAAAGCCTTGTGCACCAGGAAAATATTGAGCTGCACAAGAAACTAAACATCATTCGTCAAGAGAATATATATTTGCAAAACAAG TTAAATGGTGAGGCAGAAGTAAACGGGACAATTACAAGTTCTTCTAGCCAGTATAGCACTGCTGCTCGAGAGGATCCAGTTCGACTGGAACTTAGTCATCCAGACCATGCAGAAAGGGATGAGCAACCAGAATTACCAATGCTGGG GTTAAAAGTTTTTACTACAAGGACTGGCCGATGA
- the LOC109750515 gene encoding MADS-box transcription factor 57 isoform X3 gives MCRMKSIIERYQHVKEGQQFMSASAEAKFWQAEGERLRQQLHNLQENHRQLLGQHLSGLGLEDMRGLESQLETSIHNIRLTKDQLMIDEIEELNKKVNAFTITMLGTTTILHFMSKWPNVFELQESLVHQENIELHKKLNIIRQENIYLQNKLNGEAEVNGTITSSSSQYSTAAREDPVRLELSHPDHAERDEQPELPMLGLKVFTTRTGR, from the exons ATGTGCAG GATGAAATCCATAATTGAAAGATACCAACATGTTAAGGAGGGCCAACAATTCATGAGTGCAAGCGCTGAGGCTAAG TTCTGGCAAGCGGAGGGAGAGCGTCTGAGGCAACAACTACATAACTTGCAAGAGAATCATAG ACAGTTGCTGGGACAACATCTATCTGGCTTAGGTTTGGAAGACATGAGGGGTTTAGAGAGTCAACTGGAAACAAGCATACATAACATTCGGCTAACAAAG GACCAACTTATGATTGATGAAATTGAAGAGTTAAACAAGAAGGTTAATGCTTTTACCATTACAATGCTAGGTACTACCACCATATTACATTTTATGTCTAAATGGCCTAATGTTTTTGAATTGCAGGAAAGCCTTGTGCACCAGGAAAATATTGAGCTGCACAAGAAACTAAACATCATTCGTCAAGAGAATATATATTTGCAAAACAAG TTAAATGGTGAGGCAGAAGTAAACGGGACAATTACAAGTTCTTCTAGCCAGTATAGCACTGCTGCTCGAGAGGATCCAGTTCGACTGGAACTTAGTCATCCAGACCATGCAGAAAGGGATGAGCAACCAGAATTACCAATGCTGGG GTTAAAAGTTTTTACTACAAGGACTGGCCGATGA